The following proteins are co-located in the Plasmodium vinckei vinckei genome assembly, chromosome: PVVCY_11 genome:
- a CDS encoding DnaJ protein, putative: MRQINREAEFSNDFSNKMKEDNDVSNFNENMSEIDNTSIANIKLMSPENKKYLISNYMDKIKYIISTSGKPNYYEILNVNVNSDCKTIRRSYLYLSKLLEVNKKLPSEYEECYSLIQKSYKILTDKFERFYYDALNNYIDEATIEEQREVLEKEADLIYANKIEELKEIYNKKLNDEKVKNGLIIEKAIFGNLTLKKKCINNCLNILPITEEHIKGPFLDYTIILQSKVENSSLLYNDDYSFAYFCDIPKPLIKIPSKKMKKKKKEQNNVNNYENNKSYADILEDTEMYLYIKYKFLNIYHELIVVDRSNFTIPQSSHRIFGNLISGPFSPVNVIKMKHISNSYTDHIFHFFAKNKLYITLFTTIMLCVQSMKSMCA; encoded by the coding sequence ATGAGACAAATAAATAGAGAAGCAGAATTTTCTAACGacttttcaaataaaatgaagGAAGACAATGATGtttcaaattttaatgaaaacaTGTCGGAAATAGACAACACTTCAAttgcaaatataaaattaatgagccctgaaaataaaaaatatttaataagtAATTATAtggataaaataaaatatattatatcaaCTAGTGGTAAaccaaattattatgaaatCCTTAATGTGAATGTAAATAGTGATTGTAAAACAATTCGAAGaagttatttatatttatcaaagCTTTTAGAAGTCAATAAAAAGCTACCTAGTGAGTATGAAGAATGTTATTCCTTAATACAAAAGTcgtataaaattttaacagataaatttgaaaggttttattatgatgctttaaataattatattgatGAAGCAACAATAGAAGAACAAAGAGAAGTTCTTGAAAAAGAAGCCGATTTAATTtatgcaaataaaatagaagaattaaaggaaatatataacaaaaaattaaatgatgaaaaagtaaaaaacggattaataatagaaaaagCTATATTTGGAAATTtaactttaaaaaaaaaatgtataaataattgtttAAATATACTACCAATAACTGAAGAACATATAAAAGGTCCGTTTTTAGATTATACAATCATTTTACAATCAAAAGTAGAAAATAGTTCTTTACTATATAATGATGATTATTCATTTGCCTACTTTTGTGATATCCCTAAACCCTTGATAAAAATTCcaagtaaaaaaatgaaaaaaaaaaaaaaagaacaaaataatgttaataattatgaaaacaataaatCTTATGCAGATATATTAGAAGACACAgaaatgtatttatatataaaatataaatttttaaatatatatcatgaATTAATAGTTGTTGATAGATCAAATTTTACTATACCTCAAAGTTCTCATCGAATTTTTGGAAATCTTATATCCGGTCCATTTTCACCTGTTAATGTTATTAAAATGAAGCATATATCCAATTCCTATACTGAtcatattttccatttttttgcaaaaaataaattatatataactttATTTACAACTATTATGTTATGTGTTCAATCAATGAAATCAATGTgtgcataa
- a CDS encoding pyridoxine biosynthesis protein PDX1, putative encodes MKDYTDNDSILLKHGWCEMLKGGVIMDVKNVEQAKIAEKAGAIGVMVLENIPSELRNIDGVARSVDPIKIEEIRKCISINVLAKVRIGHFVEAQILEELKVDMLDESEVLTMADEFNHINKHKFKTPFVCGCTNLGEALRRISEGASMIRTKGEAGTGNIIEAIKHIRTVNNEIKYLCSLDESEVYNFAKQLRAPIDLVLLTRKLKRLPVVNFAAGGIATPADAAMCMQLGMDGVFVGSGIFESENPQKMASSIVMAVSNFNNPKILLNVSLGLGKAMHGNTKVSNKWKNKREEDNS; translated from the coding sequence atgaaagattATACAGATAATGATTCCATTTTACTTAAACATGGATGGTGTGAAATGCTAAAAGGGGGAGTTATAATGgatgtaaaaaatgtagagCAAGCAAAGATAGCTGAAAAGGCTGGTGCAATAGGTGTTATGgttttagaaaatattcCATCGGAACTTCGAAATATTGATGGAGTAGCTAGAAGTGTAGATCCAATAAAAATCGAAGAAATAAGAAAATGTATTTCTATTAATGTATTAGCTAAAGTTCGAATAGGTCATTTTGTTGAAGCACAAATTTTAGAAGAACTTAAAGTTGATATGCTTGATGAAAGTGAAGTATTAACTATGGCAGATGAATttaatcatataaataaacataagTTTAAAACCCCATTTGTATGTGGTTGCACAAACTTAGGAGAAGCATTAAGAAGAATATCAGAAGGTGCTTCTATGATAAGAACCAAAGGAGAAGCAGGAACTggaaatataattgaaGCTATTAAACACATAAGAACagtaaataatgaaataaaatatttatgttcaTTAGATGAAAGTGaagtatataattttgctAAACAACTTAGAGCACCAATTGATCTTGTATTACTTACAaggaaattaaaaagattACCAGTTGTCAATTTTGCTGCTGGAGGAATAGCTACACCTGCAGATGCTGCTATGTGTATGCAATTAGGAATGGATGGTGTTTTTGTAGGATCAGGAATATTTGAAAGTGAAAATCCACAAAAAATGGCTTCATCTATAGTTATGGCAGtttcaaattttaataaccCAAAAATACTTTTAAATGTTAGTTTAGGATTAGGAAAAGCTATGCATGGAAATACTAAGGTATCaaataaatggaaaaataaaagggaAGAAGATAATTCGTAA
- a CDS encoding Pfs77 homologue, putative inner membrane complex protein 1j, putative, translating to MESKQCKLIFSDCCKGKENLAHNGEDHVVNDNIYNEQNYYGNNQGYIYKGDTNYVYKNSDDCMGYEYGNNQGHIYKGDTNYVYKTSEDCMGHENGKYMDQNNNNYVYKTSEDCMGYEYGNNQGHIYKGDTNYVYKTSEDCMGYEYGNNQGYTYKGDTNYVYKSEEMHAQKNDEIPVINVQGDQPVFNIPVYQDKYIRDKIIETPKYEFQDVVQPKYYRQEANHDVPCVELLFKERNINMPKEKIVENKVEVNVPIGYTPIYSPVWDVREIPRVIPKYEGEQKIIEVEVPQIKYIDKYVEKEIVVDIKEKIIPKVTEIEKQVDIVKYEWKEKYQDVPVCKYVPKIDVELDCPSPLIVPYPEVHFQNTSEIMNPNQKSIDISNEILINNLNSYNTIRNKHVDESIKRSMLEMGRLPNKMINQNNDHIRNFNDKFSELNNINMNKKNKKMWPFCTFNNCINNEPKINGSDDIDPKTGYPVSMPKNFASFFKKDLNSVKSQMMQYKNQNDKKNETSNNIIENSPVSPTIEYIGKIDKPPVDGGKLDSISFKLHAIEVHQFIPVPNLPKPQFLDLVPPEQFENNDISSLHNIFGKTSEDWVDPQITGYIAPMMNDILHGNIQPQTPLFNKLSIGNSPKQNDAPSINAPSSYSQDEENNDRVAKNTNSSIASEHIYTGHNQIIHETNEMNDNKMDYDNYSGHFSDNYNVN from the coding sequence ATGGAAAGCAAACAGTGTAAACTAATTTTCAGTGATTGCTGTAAaggaaaagaaaatttagCACACAATGGTGAAGATCATGTtgtaaatgataatatatataatgagcAAAACTATTATGGAAATAATCAAgggtatatatacaaaggTGATACTAactatgtatataaaaatagcgACGATTGCATGGGGTATGAATATGGAAATAACCAAGGGCATATATACAAAGGTGATACTAACTATGTTTATAAAACTAGTGAAGATTGTATGGGGCatgaaaatggaaaatatatggatcaaaataataacaactatgtatataaaactaGTGAAGATTGTATGGGGTACGAATATGGAAATAACCAAGGGCATATATACAAAGGTGATACTAACTATGTTTATAAAACTAGTGAAGATTGTATGGGGTATGAGTATGGAAATAATCAAGGGTATACATACAAAGGTGATACTAACtatgtttataaaagtGAGGAAATGCATGCACAAAAGAATGATGAAATTCCAGTAATAAATGTTCAAGGAGATCAACCAGTATTTAACATTCCTGTATATcaagataaatatataagagataaaataattgaaaCACCAAAATATGAATTCCAAGATGTAGTACAaccaaaatattatagacAAGAAGCAAATCATGATGTCCCATGTgttgaattattatttaaagaaagaaatataaatatgccaaaggaaaaaatagtaGAAAATAAAGTTGAAGTAAATGTGCCTATTGGATACACACCTATATATTCCCCTGTATGGGATGTAAGAGAAATACCAAGAGTTATACCAAAATATGAAGgagaacaaaaaataatagaagTTGAAGTAcctcaaataaaatatatagacaaATATGTAGAGAAAGAAATAGTTGtagatataaaagaaaaaattattcctAAAGTTACAGAAATAGAAAAACAAGTAGATATAGTAAAATATGAAtggaaagaaaaatatcaaGATGTTCCTGTTTGTAAATATGTACCTAAAATAGATGTAGAGTTAGATTGTCCATCCCCTTTAATAGTACCATATCCTGAAGtacattttcaaaatacaTCTGAAATTATGAACCCAAATCAAAAATCAATAGATATATCAAACGAAATAttgataaataatttaaattcatataatacTATCCGAAACAAACATGTAGATGAGTCAATAAAAAGATCGATGTTAGAAATGGGAAGATTGccaaataaaatgataaacCAAAATAATGATCACATCAGAAATTTCAATGATAAATTTTCAGAATtaaataacataaatatgaataaaaaaaataaaaaaatgtggcCTTTTTGTAcatttaataattgtataaataatgagccaaaaataaatggttCTGATGATATAGATCCCAAAACAGGATATCCAGTATCTATGCCAAAAAATTTtgcttcattttttaaaaaagatttAAACTCGGTAAAGAGTCAAATGATGCAATAcaaaaatcaaaatgataaaaaaaatgaaacatcAAATAATATCATAGAAAATAGTCCCGTTAGTCCAACTATTGAATATATAGGAAAAATAGATAAACCACCAGTTGATGGAGGAAAATTAGATtctatatcatttaaattacaTGCTATTGAAGTACATCAATTTATACCTGTACCTAATTTACCAAAACCACAATTTTTAGATTTAGTCCCACCTGaacaatttgaaaataatgatatatctTCTCtccataatatttttggaAAAACATCTGAAGATTGGGTTGATCCACAAATTACAGGATACATAGCACCTATGATGAATGACATATTACATGGAAATATACAACCTCAAACTCCATTGTTTAACAAATTAAGTATTGGCAATAGTccaaaacaaaatgatgCCCCATCTATCAATGCTCCCTCTTCTTATAGCCAAGATGAAGAAAACAATGATCGAGTAGCCAAAAATACAAACAGCAGTATAGCTAGCGAACACATCTATACTGGGCACAACCAAATAATTCATGAAACAAATGAAATGAATGACAACAAAATGGattatgataattataGTGGACATTTTAGTGATAACTACAATGTAAATTAA
- a CDS encoding ribonuclease P/MRP protein subunit RPP1, putative: MYIDMHIKFSSKKTIKELLFKAISSGYSIVAIGIPYEHICNYNLNEKWKVINIFIPNNSSNIINKLESDNNNGCTNYFINKINYEDRSNEYLLKLNNQIDNNYILINKNNTLSIKNICDDFILNYKHEIEEEEIKKLHNWLVPKFITTENSDNKKGIKIVGQENNYIETSCNSNDIQNESSFFLQTNTDTYILKRLNIKYEDVEQIENYQKFLKENKFDLISIEVASPENINVIAIKYDCDIIYFDLKNSFTSLKKSDIQYAIDKGFFFEISSPNILTTSTEYFYYSSSLNNIISVIPLDRLIISSGSMKHSEILEPLHLLRLYFNFNTFSYKNLIGCITTVPLACIQRASVRKSMNTAIFYKTGP, from the coding sequence atgtatataGATATGCACATTAAGTTTTCTTCGAAGAAGACCATAAAAGAATTGTTGTTCAAAGCGATAAGTTCAGGATATAGTATAGTGGCAATTGGCATACCATATGAGcatatatgtaattataatttaaatgaaaaatggaaagtaataaatatatttattcctAATAATTCtagtaatattattaacaagTTAGAgagtgataataataatggatgtacaaattattttatcaacaaaataaattatgaagACAGATCgaatgaatatttattaaaattaaataaccAAATTgacaataattatattttaataaataaaaataatacattatcaattaaaaatatatgtgatgattttatattaaattataaacatgaaatagaagaagaagaaataaaaaaattgcatAATTGGCTAGTCCCTAAATTTATAACTACTGAAAATAGTGACAATAAAAAGggtattaaaattgttggacaggaaaataattatattgagACTAGTTGTAATTCAAATGATATTCAAAATGAAagctctttttttttacaaactAATACAGACACATATATACTAAAAagattaaatataaaatatgaagatGTTGAAcaaattgaaaattatcaaaaatttttaaaggaaaataaatttgattTAATATCAATTGAAGTAGCAAGTcctgaaaatataaatgtaatagctattaaatatgattgtgatattatttattttgatttaaaaaattcatttacttctttaaaaaaatcagaTATACAATATGCTATAGACAaaggatttttttttgaaatatcaTCACCTAATATATTAACTACAAGTAcagaatatttttattattcttcaagtttaaataatattatttccgTTATACCATTAGATAGACTTATTATTAGTTCAGGTAGTATGAAGCATAGTGAAATATTAGAGCCACTCCATTTATTGagattatattttaattttaataccTTTTCATATAAGAATTTAATTGGATGTATCACAACTGTACCTCTTGCTTGCATTCAAAGAGCATCTGTTCGAAAGTCCATGAATACAGCTATATTCTACAAAACAGGACCatga